In Haloterrigena alkaliphila, a single genomic region encodes these proteins:
- a CDS encoding archaea-specific SMC-related protein has protein sequence MTWNIEIENIAGILDGRTTIEPGLNAVRGSNWQGKSSFIEAIKTALGTSTELTENKDSGRVNLQTPDRDITVTLARENGTVRRSGTPYLENEYDVIRTELFACLDERNEVRSAVRQGENLEDVLMRPLDFQNIDEQISDLKREREQIRTELSQAREAKKRLPGVQEQVTQLEKEIEELREKRDEIAVSDSDEATGGDETDDASPQQRLSNVQTERSQAENQIDRLERTIERTEERLQQRRSELESLEIPADDDIEDKLAAARDQLQQIERDSEVLQSVYSANEMVLKENRLDLLTEVERELTEDNVVCWTCGNEAKREELEERLDHLGDKITDLRAQKERYHDRVQELEARREEIDQAKRRKRDLESEITELEDTLADRRRSLDEAEERYRDAQERAEKLSDAVDETVEAISDVESKIKYREAELNDVEDELSQLETRAEQVEMLEAESAEIRTEIEELRNRKDRIKHRAREAFDEAMDEILSRFGTGFETARLTADFDLVVARDGREASLDALSEGELELIGFVAALAGYESFDVDEAVPLLLVDGLGGLADDNLHTLVEYLHERTEYLVFTAYPEYTAFEGREIDPGNWTVATNRQALTE, from the coding sequence ATGACCTGGAATATCGAAATCGAAAACATCGCTGGAATACTCGACGGACGGACGACGATCGAGCCGGGATTGAACGCCGTTAGAGGTTCGAACTGGCAGGGGAAATCGAGTTTCATCGAAGCTATCAAGACCGCACTCGGAACGTCGACGGAACTCACCGAAAACAAGGACAGCGGGCGGGTGAACCTACAGACACCCGACCGCGATATCACGGTTACGCTCGCCCGCGAGAACGGGACCGTCCGGCGGAGCGGTACTCCGTATCTCGAAAACGAGTACGACGTTATTCGGACGGAACTGTTCGCCTGTCTCGACGAGCGGAACGAGGTCCGCAGTGCCGTTCGCCAGGGCGAGAACTTGGAGGACGTACTCATGCGCCCGCTCGATTTTCAAAATATCGACGAGCAGATCTCCGATCTGAAACGCGAGCGCGAGCAGATACGGACGGAACTCTCACAGGCGAGAGAGGCGAAAAAACGCCTGCCCGGTGTCCAGGAACAGGTCACCCAACTCGAGAAAGAGATCGAGGAGTTACGCGAAAAGCGCGACGAAATAGCCGTCAGCGACTCTGACGAAGCAACTGGCGGAGACGAGACCGATGACGCGTCACCCCAGCAACGGTTGAGTAACGTACAGACGGAACGGAGTCAAGCTGAAAATCAGATCGACAGATTAGAACGGACCATCGAACGGACCGAAGAACGTCTCCAGCAGCGAAGATCCGAACTCGAGTCGCTCGAAATCCCAGCGGACGACGATATCGAGGATAAACTTGCGGCCGCCCGGGACCAACTGCAACAAATCGAACGGGACTCCGAAGTGCTGCAGTCGGTATACTCGGCGAACGAGATGGTTCTAAAGGAGAACCGACTCGACCTCTTGACGGAGGTCGAGCGCGAATTAACCGAAGACAACGTGGTTTGTTGGACATGCGGAAACGAGGCCAAGCGCGAGGAACTGGAGGAACGACTCGACCACCTCGGTGACAAAATCACGGATCTGCGGGCACAGAAAGAGCGGTATCACGATAGAGTCCAAGAACTCGAAGCCCGACGCGAAGAGATCGATCAGGCGAAGCGTCGAAAGCGCGATCTGGAAAGTGAAATAACGGAACTGGAGGACACGCTCGCCGATCGACGTCGGAGTCTCGACGAAGCGGAGGAACGATACCGAGATGCACAGGAACGGGCCGAAAAACTCTCAGATGCCGTCGACGAGACCGTCGAAGCGATCTCCGACGTCGAGAGCAAAATAAAGTATCGGGAAGCCGAACTGAATGATGTCGAGGACGAGCTATCCCAGCTCGAAACTCGGGCCGAACAAGTCGAGATGCTCGAAGCCGAGAGCGCGGAGATACGGACCGAGATCGAAGAACTCCGGAATCGCAAAGACAGGATCAAACACCGCGCTCGAGAGGCGTTCGACGAAGCGATGGATGAAATCCTTTCCCGGTTTGGAACGGGGTTCGAGACCGCTCGTCTCACCGCCGACTTCGATCTCGTCGTCGCACGTGACGGTCGAGAAGCAAGTCTCGATGCACTCAGTGAGGGAGAACTCGAACTTATCGGCTTCGTCGCAGCGCTTGCAGGCTACGAATCGTTCGACGTCGACGAGGCGGTGCCGCTTCTGCTCGTCGACGGTCTCGGCGGGCTAGCGGACGACAACCTGCACACTCTAGTCGAGTATCTTCACGAACGGACGGAATACCTCGTGTTCACCGCATATCCGGAGTACACGGCGTTCGAGGGCCGGGAGATCGACCCCGGTAATTGGACCGTCGCGACGAACAGGCAGGCACTGACTGAGTAA
- the cofG gene encoding 7,8-didemethyl-8-hydroxy-5-deazariboflavin synthase subunit CofG → MDTANDSPGSRLQFGEDEIRIRENEIEELLSVSPDDVSSPETLSVAKNVFLPLTTACRYTCTYCTFFDPPGEASIMSMDEIRTVLRQGVRADCTEALFTFGDKPDDRYTEIHHQLDEWGYGSIHEYLHRACEVALEEGILPHSNPGDLTHDEMGYLSSVNASMGVMLETTAPVDAHAGKRRKTPEQRLRTIQAAGELAVPFTTGILVGLGETWRDRAESILTIKALHERYGHIQEVIVQNVVPNERSEFESPSVETMRRVTAMARYGLPDAIELQVPPNLFPVDELLDCGIGDFGGVSPITQDHINPNYAWPELRRLEELADTAERRVVERLPVYERYLDEEREIRGPQRLDRPWVTEPVRNTIRSNDHLARLTSTVNSPS, encoded by the coding sequence ATGGACACTGCGAACGATTCCCCGGGGTCGAGGCTTCAGTTCGGCGAAGACGAAATCCGGATCCGGGAAAACGAGATCGAGGAACTCCTCTCCGTTTCCCCGGACGACGTCTCCTCGCCAGAGACGTTGTCCGTCGCGAAAAACGTCTTTCTGCCGCTGACGACGGCATGTCGGTACACCTGTACGTACTGCACGTTTTTCGATCCCCCGGGCGAAGCATCGATAATGTCTATGGACGAGATCCGAACAGTGCTTCGTCAGGGCGTCCGGGCCGACTGCACGGAAGCCCTGTTTACGTTCGGCGATAAACCGGACGATCGGTACACCGAGATCCACCACCAACTCGACGAATGGGGATACGGATCCATCCACGAGTACCTCCACCGGGCTTGCGAAGTCGCGTTGGAGGAGGGCATCCTCCCACACAGCAATCCCGGTGATCTCACCCACGATGAGATGGGGTATCTTTCATCGGTCAATGCGAGCATGGGTGTTATGTTAGAGACGACCGCTCCTGTCGACGCTCACGCGGGTAAACGACGGAAAACCCCGGAACAGCGTCTCCGGACTATTCAGGCCGCTGGTGAACTCGCCGTCCCGTTCACCACGGGGATTCTCGTCGGACTCGGTGAGACGTGGCGCGATCGTGCAGAGAGTATTCTCACGATCAAAGCGCTCCACGAGCGGTACGGTCACATTCAGGAGGTGATCGTACAGAACGTGGTCCCGAACGAGCGGTCCGAGTTCGAGTCGCCGTCGGTCGAAACCATGCGCCGTGTGACAGCGATGGCGAGGTACGGGCTGCCGGATGCGATCGAACTCCAAGTGCCACCGAACCTCTTCCCGGTCGATGAACTCCTCGACTGCGGTATCGGTGATTTCGGCGGTGTATCTCCGATCACGCAGGACCATATCAATCCGAATTACGCGTGGCCGGAACTGCGGCGACTCGAAGAACTGGCGGATACTGCGGAGAGGCGCGTCGTTGAACGACTTCCGGTCTACGAACGGTATCTCGACGAAGAGCGAGAGATTCGCGGGCCACAACGCCTCGATCGACCGTGGGTGACGGAACCGGTTCGAAACACCATTAGATCGAACGACCACCTCGCCCGACTGACCTCGACGGTGAATTCGCCGTCGTGA
- a CDS encoding DUF2061 domain-containing protein, with translation MVRPITSRSAIQAQKRAIVKTICYRLVMLLITVTVAWSVVGDVNAALNIGLVANLVKTGTYYIYERTWDRIMWGVTT, from the coding sequence ATGGTACGGCCTATCACCTCACGATCTGCGATTCAGGCTCAAAAGCGGGCGATCGTCAAAACGATTTGTTATCGACTGGTCATGCTTCTGATTACAGTAACTGTTGCGTGGTCAGTGGTCGGTGACGTGAATGCCGCGTTAAATATCGGACTCGTCGCTAACCTCGTGAAGACCGGAACGTACTATATCTACGAGCGGACGTGGGATCGCATTATGTGGGGAGTCACAACCTGA
- a CDS encoding rubrerythrin-like domain-containing protein, whose translation MFDGQDNSENESEYECLQCGEITRSTSHPGNCPKCNRVMQNRANSLE comes from the coding sequence ATGTTTGACGGCCAAGATAATTCCGAAAATGAATCGGAGTATGAATGTTTACAGTGCGGTGAAATCACACGTTCAACGTCTCACCCTGGTAATTGTCCAAAGTGTAATAGGGTAATGCAGAACCGGGCAAATTCCCTCGAATAA
- a CDS encoding NAD(P)/FAD-dependent oxidoreductase, which produces MLFCKSPSPLQITSVDAESGSYEAPNVVIAGGAWSGRFGDQLGIELPITPERGQIVHLRTDAFDDQTNEWPIVNAFGELYAVSWPDGRIAIGATREQDSGFDAYPTVEGVETILSGATRLLPGASDAEFLEVRVGLRPVSSDGRPIIGNVPGVTGAFIATGHGSTGLHLGPCTGLVVSELVRGRK; this is translated from the coding sequence GTGCTATTTTGCAAGAGTCCGTCCCCTCTCCAAATCACGAGCGTCGATGCGGAAAGTGGCAGCTACGAAGCACCGAACGTGGTGATCGCTGGCGGCGCGTGGTCGGGCCGATTCGGCGACCAGTTGGGGATCGAACTTCCGATTACGCCGGAGCGAGGGCAGATCGTTCACCTCCGTACCGATGCGTTCGACGATCAGACGAACGAGTGGCCGATCGTGAACGCCTTCGGCGAACTATACGCCGTCTCCTGGCCCGACGGCCGTATCGCGATCGGTGCGACACGCGAGCAAGACAGCGGCTTCGACGCATATCCCACCGTCGAGGGCGTCGAGACGATACTGTCCGGGGCTACGAGACTCCTGCCGGGCGCCTCCGACGCAGAGTTCCTCGAGGTTCGCGTTGGGCTGCGGCCTGTCTCGAGCGACGGTCGGCCGATCATCGGCAACGTTCCCGGAGTAACTGGGGCGTTTATCGCCACCGGTCACGGCTCGACGGGATTACATCTCGGTCCGTGTACCGGCCTGGTCGTTTCGGAACTGGTCAGGGGTCGTAAATAG
- a CDS encoding tyrosine-type recombinase/integrase, with protein MNSESTSVAEPLEEFLRSKSKGGDDSGNYRRNLERCVEDFLEWLADDARSNGTFGDLDERTFRRYARELSGRDLAQGTIRTYYAHVSAYIGWCVREGLLEANYAQRNVAKEPLPENDGRRSGDQQAWTDEHRRLITRYVDRRAHEAADEKGFDAIREFRDRALVYVLCYSGVRGGEIFADPKDTRRNGLRWDDVSLEDRTMTVLAKKQDWSDRSLTKQAVGPMERYHELLEPATDEWPVFPTFHLPSLYETLRTGLRAEYDWSDDEIEGFVDDLTGQTDVFEALRDYELTPPSINTDGARRIMRRLCSEADLELEGKHDYLAPHGGRRGAGEVMVRQRGFTAAARLLDNSEEVVRTSYSHIEAKEMAKDAGDAFTEHDS; from the coding sequence GTGAATTCCGAGTCGACATCGGTTGCGGAACCGCTAGAGGAGTTCCTTCGCTCGAAATCGAAGGGCGGTGACGATAGCGGAAACTACCGACGGAATCTCGAACGCTGCGTCGAGGATTTTCTCGAGTGGCTCGCGGACGATGCCCGATCAAACGGGACGTTCGGCGACCTCGACGAACGCACGTTCCGGCGATACGCCCGCGAACTGTCCGGTCGCGACCTCGCTCAGGGGACGATTCGGACGTACTACGCGCACGTCAGCGCCTACATCGGCTGGTGCGTTCGCGAGGGGCTCCTCGAAGCGAACTATGCCCAGCGAAACGTCGCGAAGGAGCCGCTCCCGGAGAACGACGGTCGGCGATCGGGCGATCAGCAGGCCTGGACCGACGAACATCGGCGACTGATCACGCGATACGTCGATCGACGAGCCCACGAGGCGGCCGACGAGAAGGGGTTCGACGCGATCCGGGAGTTCCGCGATCGCGCGCTCGTCTACGTCCTCTGTTACTCCGGGGTTCGCGGCGGGGAGATCTTCGCGGATCCGAAGGACACGCGGCGGAACGGCCTACGATGGGATGACGTGTCGCTCGAGGACCGTACGATGACCGTTCTCGCGAAGAAACAGGACTGGTCCGACCGCTCGCTGACGAAACAAGCAGTTGGACCGATGGAACGATATCACGAACTCCTCGAGCCGGCGACCGACGAGTGGCCGGTCTTCCCGACCTTCCATCTCCCGTCGCTCTACGAAACGCTCCGGACTGGGCTCCGGGCGGAATACGATTGGTCGGACGACGAAATCGAGGGATTCGTCGACGACCTCACCGGGCAGACCGACGTTTTCGAAGCGCTGCGTGATTACGAGTTGACGCCGCCATCGATCAACACCGATGGCGCGCGCCGGATCATGCGCCGGCTCTGTTCGGAAGCCGATCTGGAACTCGAGGGAAAACACGACTATCTCGCCCCGCACGGCGGACGTCGTGGTGCGGGCGAGGTAATGGTTCGACAACGAGGGTTCACCGCTGCCGCTCGACTCCTGGATAACAGCGAAGAGGTCGTCCGAACGTCCTATTCTCATATCGAAGCTAAAGAGATGGCCAAAGATGCCGGTGACGCGTTTACCGAACACGATTCGTGA